The sequence TAATATTTCAACATCCTCGTGATTCCATACGCTTAATAAAGCGGGTGGTTGGTCTGCCAAACGAAACTATAACAATTGAAAAAGACGGTTCTATCAAGGTCGCGTCTGATGAGGTGGATTCATTTAGACTGGATGAGCCGTATGTAAACTCACTTGCAGCAAGTACAAACACGAGAACCTTTGTCCTTGATGAAGATGAGTATTTTGTTTTGGGAGACAATAGATTAGAAAGTATGGATTCACGCGATTGGGGTCCTCTTAAAAAAGATTTGATAATAGGAAGGGTTGTTTTTCGCCTTTTCCCGCTGAAAGATA is a genomic window of Candidatus Campbellbacteria bacterium containing:
- the lepB gene encoding signal peptidase I is translated as MKTKSKLMGVVYFIIITLALFIIIRNFITQPFIVRGLSMYPTFSSGDFVYTDRLSYRLSSGPSRSDVIIFQHPRDSIRLIKRVVGLPNETITIEKDGSIKVASDEVDSFRLDEPYVNSLAASTNTRTFVLDEDEYFVLGDNRLESMDSRDWGPLKKDLIIGRVVFRLFPLKDIDILPGEYNIES